A single genomic interval of Mobula hypostoma chromosome 7, sMobHyp1.1, whole genome shotgun sequence harbors:
- the LOC134349840 gene encoding uncharacterized protein LOC134349840 encodes MTEDYTGLLAQLKEAYQGLEEVRCSSVEEHERVLCWSEETRGCIQQHGEAALAAVHEELAELTQQLKDLTRANQTSLQEGVARIQVKQDQISALSRELQALVSRGAETSSADIHRQAAEILSPENRFVILLKRPRFVPRPPCSPKLGEIISEERPTHFSDPSPCLGAEANGSLAVEELNGSSDMQSRTNSEQATFTRTLHIHCTSLRRGDHQKLTLTEGPMAGDATGVPFLSRKESEGDVETILGSGNKTPTMMTDEVSSPSPYVGKAAGGAPGLGEGCAWFQSPCPTERGGVPESQPGTEPAADPSPSGITGAMWRDSTLSIQWEQASNSTHLSTAPCLPAQTSGSPQGNPPADPAPMGVSHPEGEEVPMIVLAAPGSVSKLSTTWVHQKTSVHTTNLHQPFLQVRSHHCTEAATPKPNDDEGHLSENSLPRLQTPHPSDCGSVFRATAVFISDSDSDEKVGAADANRRRVEGVPGLRQSPAVTHPPCAWQGISSPTTSRWRPETSSRSLAEKGCSGNSARGRAASGARRFKRREFSKSCLDLSNTEPPELQQRPWECLEQTNLTQRSSSFDSTETFLINSPRGLGERKEGEVVTASRAQGRPRSAAHQNKPQIRTTGHGRAPGGTEKGRSQPACSGSYSHSEPKQRMKSPGQRLPFQPKPVVKGDGKVSSPKGSGSHSGRDLRLGSHRASSEEHRRNKVPTVDSRTAAPLFSLRTSKAQSRSEANLSQAWQRAGPFYRNELVGQFGKYGTGWGDLNLPYGVHAATAGTLYVVDYGNRRLQVMDRTGDTVQQLKLDRGIYFDVAVNGDGLVVLTSISHRSVDVYNRHGELLTVITGAFQNPRGITVNSQDQFLITDTKQGTVSVLTLDADTGQTQGSDAVPGFHKPYFISANRGGRVAVSERAFDGGCCVKLLDGELRLLTVLGDGSSGLAVQLSNPWGVCIDGQDNVLVADWGRRHSLILFPAQGPACVLVENGLSSPRGLALPRDGHVAVVDSMHNCIKVFRYR; translated from the coding sequence ATGACAGAGGATTACACCGGCCTGTTAGCCCAGCTCAAAGAGGCCTACCAGGGGCTTGAGGAAGTCCGATGCAGTAGCGTTGAAGAGCATGAGAGAGTCCTCTGCTGGTCAGAGGAGACCCGAGGCTGCATTCAGCAGCACGGAGAGGCGGCCCTTGCTGCAGTGCACGAAGAACTAGCTGAACTGACGCAGCAACTAAAGGATTTGACTCGAGCCAACCAGACCAGCCTCCAGGAAGGTGTTGCCAGAATCCAGGTGAAACAGGACCAGATTTCTGCACTCTCCCGTGAGCTGCAGGCTTTGGTCTCGCGAGGAGCTGAGACCAGCAGCGCCGACATTCACCGGCAGGCTGCCGAGATTCTGTCCCCGGAGAACAGGTTTGTCATCCTGCTGAAAAGGCCCCGTTTTGTCCCTCGGCCGCCGTGTAGCCCAAAGCTGGGGGAGATCATTTCCGAGGAAAGGCCCACCCACTTCTCCGACCCCTCCCCATGCCTGGGCGCTGAGGCAAATGGTAGCTTGGCTGTGGAGGAGCTGAATGGTAGCTCAGACATGCAGAGCAGAACCAACTCGGAGCAAGCTACGTTTACACGGACACTGCACATTCATTGCACCTCACTGCGGAGGGGAGACCACCAGAAGCTGACTCTGACAGAAGGTCCTATGGCGGGAGACGCCACGGGCGTCCCCTTTCTGAGCCGCAAGGAGAGCGAGGGAGATGTCGAGACCATCCTCGGATCAGGGAACAAGACACCCACAATGATGACCGATGAAGTGTCATCTCCCTCTCCGTACGTGGGGAAAGCTGCAGGTGGAGCTCCCGGCCTGGGAGAAGGTTGTGCCTGGTTCCAGTCCCCTTGCCCTACAGAAAGGGGAGGCGTTCCAGAATCCCAGCCAGGGACAGAACCCGCTGCCGATCCCTCTCCCAGTGGGATCACTGGAGCGATGTGGAGGGACAGCACATTGTCCATTCAGTGGGAGCAAGCCTCGAACAGCACTCATCTCTCAACAGCTCCTTGCCTCCCAGCCCAAACGTCAGGCAGTCCGCAAGGAAACCCTCCCGCGGACCCAGCACCCATGGGTGTCTCCCACCCCGAGGGAGAAGAGGTGCCTATGATAGTGCTGGCCGCTCCGGGCTCTGTCAGCAAGCTCTCGACCACATGGGTCCACCAGAAGACCTCGGtacacaccaccaatcttcaccAACCTTTCCTACAGGTACGAAGCCATCACTGCACCGAAGCGGCAACGCCAAAGCCAAATGATGACGAGGGCCACCTCAGCGAGAATTCCTTGCCTCGGTTACAGACTCCCCACCCATCCGATTGTGGGTCCGTTTTCAGGGCAACCGCCGTGTTCATCTCCGACTCGGACTCGGACGAGAAGGTTGGTGCGGCCGATGCAAACCGGAGGCGGGTGGAAGGAGTCCCCGGACTGCGTCAGTCACCAGCAgtcacccaccctccctgtgcttgGCAGGGGATCAGTTCTCCAACAACGTCCCgctggaggccagagaccagCAGCAGATCCCTGGCTGAGAAAGGCTGCAGCGGGAACTCAGCAAGGGGCAGAGCAGCCTCAGGTGCCAGGAGGTTTAAGCGGAGAGAGTTCAGTAAGAGCTGCCTAGACCTGAGCAACACGGAACCACCAGAGCTCCAGCAGCGGCCATGGGAGTGCCTGGAGCAAACTAACCTCACCCAAAGGTCCTCTTCCTTCGACTCCACCGAGACCTTCCTCATCAACTCGCCTCGAGGcttgggagagaggaaggaaggagaGGTCGTGACAGCCAGTAGGGCTCAGGGACGCCCAAGGTCTGCGGCCCACCAAAACAAGCCTCAGATCAGGACCACCGGGCATGGGAGAGCCCCGGGCGGGACAGAAAAGGGCAGGAGCCAGCCGGCTTGCTCGGGCAGTTACTCACATTCAGAGCCCAAGCAGAGGATGAAGTCGCCAGGCCAAAGACTGCCATTTCAGCCAAAACCAGTGGTGAAAGGAGACGGCAAGGTGTCCTCGCCCAAGGGTTCAGGCTCCCACTCCGGCAGGGATCTCCGTCTGGGCTCCCACCGTGCTTCCTCGGAAGAGCACAGACGGAACAAAGTCCCCACTGTCGACTCTCGGACGGCGGCCCCGCTCTTCTCCCTCAGGACCAGCAAAGCTCAGAGCAGAAGCGAGGCCAATCTGAGCCAGGCCTGGCAGCGGGCAGGGCCGTTCTACAGGAATGAGCTGGTTGGCCAGTTCGGGAAATATGGCACTGGCTGGGGAGACCTAAACCTGCCCTATGGGGTCCACGCCGCCACTGCAGGTACTCTGTACGTGGTGGATTACGGCAACAGGCGGCTACAGGTGATGGACAGGACCGGGGACACAGTACAGCAGCTGAAATTGGATCGGGGCATCTACTTCGACGTGGCGGTGAATGGCGACGGCCTGGTTGTTCTAACCAGCATCTCACACAGGTCAGTCGATGTGTACAACAGACACGGTGAGCTCCTGACTGTCATCACCGGTGCCTTCCAAAACCCCCGTGGCATTACCGTCAACAGCCAGGACCAGTTCCTCATCACAGACACCAAGCAGGGCACCGTCTCAGTGCTGACCCTGGATGCGGACACCGGCCAAACCCAGGGCAGCGACGCGGTGCCTGGCTTCCACAAGCCTTATTTCATCAGCGCTAACAGAGGGGGCCGGGTGGCCGTGTCCGAGAGAGCCTTCGACGGGGGCTGCTGCGTGAAGCTGCTGGACGGTGAGCTGCGGCTGCTGACCGTGCTGGGCGACGGCAGCTCTGGCCTCGCAGTCCAGCTCTCCAATCCCTGGGGCGTGTGTATTGATGGCCAGGACAACGTGCTGGTGGCGGACTGGGGGCGGAGACATTCCCTCATCCTCTTCCCGGCGCAGGGCCCCGCCTGTGTGCTGGTGGAGAACGGGCTGAGCAGTCCGCGGGGCCTGGCGCTGCCGCGGGACGGCCACGTCGCAGTGGTGGACAGCATGCACAACTGCATCAAAGTTTTCCGCTACCGATAG